A section of the Paenibacillus odorifer genome encodes:
- a CDS encoding endo-1,4-beta-xylanase — protein MRQASDYTEPVLKTIFAEDFKIGAAVNPLTIQSQEHLLAYHFNSITAENEMKFESLHPLEDIYNFKLADQLVAFARKHHMAMRGHTLVWHNQTTDWLFEDKMGGRVSKETLLARLKSHIQTVVGRYKEDIYAWDVVNEVIADEGEELLRQSKWLDIVGPEFIGKAFEFAHEADPKALLFYNDYNESNPLKRDKIYKMVKSLLEQEVPIHGVGLQAHWNLYDPDLDEIRAAIEKYASLGLQLQLTELDVSMFRFDDKRMDLKVAPAELLELQAERYEAMFALLKEYRDVISSVTFWGAADDYTWLDGFPVRGRKNWPFLFDEQHNPKPAYHQLLNAVTKL, from the coding sequence TTGAGACAAGCTAGTGATTACACAGAACCTGTTCTAAAAACAATATTTGCTGAGGATTTCAAAATTGGCGCAGCCGTTAACCCGTTGACGATACAATCACAGGAGCATTTGCTCGCCTATCATTTCAATAGCATTACCGCTGAGAATGAGATGAAGTTTGAAAGTCTGCATCCGCTTGAAGACATTTATAACTTTAAACTAGCAGATCAGTTGGTTGCCTTCGCCCGAAAACATCATATGGCTATGCGTGGGCATACTTTAGTCTGGCATAACCAGACTACGGACTGGTTGTTTGAGGATAAGATGGGCGGGCGTGTAAGCAAAGAGACATTGCTTGCACGGCTCAAATCACATATTCAGACCGTGGTTGGGCGTTACAAGGAAGATATCTATGCTTGGGATGTTGTAAATGAAGTTATTGCAGATGAAGGAGAAGAACTTCTTCGCCAGTCAAAGTGGCTGGATATTGTCGGACCGGAGTTTATCGGCAAAGCGTTTGAATTCGCTCATGAAGCCGATCCAAAGGCTTTGTTATTCTACAACGACTATAACGAGTCTAATCCCCTTAAGCGCGACAAAATCTATAAAATGGTGAAGTCGCTGCTGGAACAGGAAGTACCGATCCATGGCGTCGGATTGCAAGCGCACTGGAATCTATACGATCCGGACTTAGATGAAATACGTGCTGCTATTGAGAAGTATGCATCTTTAGGGCTTCAGCTCCAATTGACAGAGCTGGATGTGTCCATGTTCCGTTTCGATGACAAACGAATGGATTTAAAGGTTGCACCTGCCGAACTGCTCGAGCTGCAGGCAGAGCGGTATGAAGCGATGTTTGCTCTGTTGAAAGAATACCGCGACGTGATTAGCTCAGTCACTTTCTGGGGAGCAGCGGATGACTATACATGGCTGGACGGCTTCCCTGTTCGGGGACGGAAAAATTGGCCATTTCTATTCGATGAGCAGCATAATCCTAAGCCGGCTTATCATCAATTGCTTAACGCTGTCACCAAATTATAG
- a CDS encoding glycoside hydrolase family 43 protein: MTPSSITYTNPILPGFYPDPSIIRAGDDYYLVCSSFEYFPGVPIFHSQDLIHWTQIGHVLNRVSQLDTRKSKSSGGIFAPTIRYHEGTFYMITTEIHGKGNFYVTATDPAGPWSDPISIPYGGIDPSLMFDEDGKVYVTTQQGADYDSHAIQYEIDIATGAALTEPVVIWTGDGGPWTEGPHLYKINGMYYIMTASGGTAKEHREIIGRSSSPYGPFERLPHPILTHSGTDNPIQYLGHADLIEDRNGDWWAVFLGVRLVDAKFTVLGRETFLAPVSWTEDGWPMIDNNEDTVGLEMKVSRVPGQSPKPETSGRYDFDEHVLPLGLAFLRNPAEGSWSLNERQGWLSLRGQPKGLSEVGQVAFVGRRQQHTSAEWSTLLEMPSSIADVEAGLCARLDENAHYEIGLVQKNGQRVITAHVTMDGITHTAAEIPTTAERIYLKAKAELNEYSFLYSLDGQEWNTLSTAAAYPLSPQAVKGNGFTGVLIGLYATGHGKVAEVPAYFDWFDYQS; encoded by the coding sequence ATGACCCCATCTTCAATCACATACACGAATCCGATACTTCCAGGCTTCTATCCTGATCCAAGTATCATCCGGGCAGGGGATGACTACTATTTAGTTTGCAGCTCCTTTGAGTATTTCCCTGGCGTACCTATTTTTCATAGTCAGGATTTGATTCACTGGACCCAAATAGGTCATGTGCTCAATCGTGTAAGTCAGCTGGATACACGTAAAAGCAAGAGCTCTGGAGGGATATTTGCCCCAACGATCCGGTATCATGAAGGAACGTTTTACATGATAACGACCGAAATACACGGGAAAGGGAATTTCTATGTTACGGCTACGGATCCTGCGGGTCCGTGGTCAGATCCGATTAGTATTCCTTATGGAGGAATTGACCCTTCTCTAATGTTTGATGAGGATGGAAAGGTTTATGTAACCACCCAGCAGGGGGCAGATTATGACTCCCATGCCATCCAATATGAGATAGATATTGCTACGGGAGCAGCGTTAACAGAACCTGTTGTCATCTGGACTGGGGATGGTGGACCTTGGACGGAAGGCCCCCATTTGTACAAAATAAATGGAATGTACTATATCATGACGGCTTCAGGAGGAACGGCAAAGGAACATCGGGAGATCATTGGCCGCAGCTCCTCTCCTTATGGACCATTTGAACGATTGCCGCATCCGATATTGACGCACAGCGGTACTGATAATCCCATTCAGTATTTAGGGCATGCCGATTTGATTGAGGATCGTAACGGGGATTGGTGGGCCGTATTCCTTGGAGTAAGACTAGTAGATGCAAAATTTACTGTGCTTGGAAGAGAGACTTTCCTTGCTCCCGTAAGCTGGACTGAAGACGGATGGCCGATGATCGATAATAATGAAGACACTGTCGGACTGGAAATGAAGGTTTCACGTGTACCTGGTCAATCACCAAAACCTGAGACTAGTGGAAGATATGATTTTGATGAACATGTATTGCCGCTGGGATTAGCCTTTCTGCGGAATCCGGCTGAGGGAAGCTGGTCCTTAAACGAACGGCAGGGATGGTTATCTCTTCGAGGACAACCGAAAGGTCTCAGTGAAGTAGGCCAAGTGGCTTTTGTAGGCAGAAGACAGCAGCATACTTCAGCAGAATGGAGCACACTGCTTGAAATGCCTTCATCTATTGCTGATGTGGAGGCTGGACTTTGCGCCAGATTAGATGAGAACGCTCATTATGAAATTGGACTTGTTCAAAAAAACGGCCAAAGAGTGATTACAGCTCATGTGACCATGGATGGAATAACCCATACAGCGGCAGAGATTCCAACTACTGCCGAGCGAATTTATTTGAAAGCTAAGGCTGAGCTTAACGAATACAGCTTCCTGTATTCTTTGGATGGGCAGGAGTGGAATACGCTATCAACAGCGGCAGCTTATCCATTATCCCCCCAAGCCGTAAAAGGAAATGGATTTACGGGTGTTCTTATCGGCTTATATGCGACAGGTCATGGCAAGGTAGCTGAGGTGCCTGCCTACTTCGATTGGTTCGATTATCAGTCTTAA
- a CDS encoding carbohydrate ABC transporter permease, which translates to MRNLGFEPVVFGTFNTIFMVCLVIVTLYPFLNTIAVSFNAGNDTIRGGIYLWPREWTIQNYKAVFASGTIIPAFWISVARTVISTILNLFLTTMLAYTLSRKEYVFRKQITFIFVLTMYFNAGLIPNYFLIKDLHLINTFWVYVIPTMISAFNMIVIRTYIGGLHESLMESARIDGAGEFKIFMKVVFPLCKPVLATIALFVAVGAWNAWFDAFIYTSSRQHLSTLQYELMKLISSSMNANSNASVANGAGVTAESAGSMVTPKSIRAAVTIVASVPILLVYPFMQKYFVVGMNVGSVKE; encoded by the coding sequence ATGAGAAATTTGGGGTTCGAACCCGTAGTGTTCGGCACCTTCAATACTATATTTATGGTTTGTCTAGTTATTGTTACCTTGTATCCATTCCTGAATACTATAGCAGTCTCCTTTAATGCGGGGAATGATACCATCCGCGGCGGCATTTATCTATGGCCTAGAGAGTGGACCATACAAAACTACAAGGCAGTTTTTGCCTCTGGTACAATTATTCCTGCTTTTTGGATTTCGGTAGCACGAACAGTGATATCTACGATCCTGAATCTATTTTTAACCACAATGCTTGCTTATACTTTAAGCCGGAAAGAATATGTTTTCCGCAAACAGATTACCTTTATTTTCGTCCTAACCATGTATTTTAATGCGGGTCTGATTCCAAACTATTTCCTAATTAAGGATCTTCATTTGATTAATACGTTTTGGGTATATGTAATACCGACTATGATAAGTGCATTTAATATGATCGTCATCCGTACTTACATTGGCGGCTTGCATGAAAGTCTTATGGAATCCGCGAGAATCGACGGTGCAGGTGAATTCAAGATTTTCATGAAAGTAGTCTTCCCTTTGTGTAAACCTGTTCTTGCTACCATCGCCCTTTTTGTCGCGGTAGGTGCATGGAACGCATGGTTTGATGCTTTTATCTACACTTCTTCCCGCCAACACTTGAGTACATTGCAATATGAATTAATGAAACTAATATCATCTAGTATGAATGCGAACAGTAACGCAAGTGTAGCTAACGGGGCAGGGGTAACTGCAGAGTCAGCGGGGTCAATGGTTACTCCAAAGTCCATTCGTGCAGCCGTTACTATTGTTGCTTCGGTTCCAATTTTGCTAGTCTATCCATTCATGCAAAAGTATTTTGTAGTTGGAATGAACGTAGGAAGCGTGAAGGAATAA
- a CDS encoding ABC transporter permease: MDEILTGKKVNRHPKRKKKQPITMNLIKNQKQLIWMSVPLLLYIILFAYVPVWGWTMAFQDYKPAKAFGEQTWVGLKHFKFLFTDDTFLRVLRNTLAMGLINFFLGFITAITLALLLNEIKNVFWKRTVQTISYLPHFLSWIIVTGIVGVSLSVNDGIINIVLMKLHLIDSPILWLSEGKYFWGIVGASTVWKEVGWSTIIYLAAIASIDPALYEAAEIDGANRYKKMFNVTLPGIRPTIVILMIMSIGHVLDVGFEVPYLLGNGLTVDWSDTIDIFVLKYGIGQGNYSLATAGGIFKTVVSVTLLLLANWTSKRLGEERLL; this comes from the coding sequence ATGGATGAGATTTTAACGGGAAAAAAAGTTAACCGGCATCCTAAAAGAAAAAAGAAGCAACCTATTACTATGAATTTGATTAAGAATCAGAAACAGCTAATTTGGATGTCGGTTCCATTGCTGCTTTATATTATATTATTTGCTTATGTTCCCGTCTGGGGATGGACCATGGCTTTTCAGGATTATAAACCAGCTAAGGCTTTTGGCGAACAAACGTGGGTTGGCTTGAAACACTTCAAGTTTCTATTTACGGACGATACCTTTTTAAGGGTACTACGAAACACACTGGCTATGGGATTAATTAATTTCTTTCTAGGATTTATAACCGCAATAACATTGGCCTTACTTCTTAATGAAATCAAAAATGTATTTTGGAAAAGAACCGTGCAGACCATATCCTACTTACCTCACTTCCTCTCTTGGATTATTGTAACAGGGATTGTAGGTGTCTCCCTCTCGGTTAACGACGGGATTATCAACATCGTACTCATGAAATTACATCTTATCGATTCACCGATTCTTTGGTTGAGTGAAGGGAAGTATTTCTGGGGTATTGTGGGTGCTTCAACCGTCTGGAAAGAGGTTGGATGGAGTACTATCATCTACTTGGCTGCTATTGCTTCTATAGATCCAGCTTTATATGAGGCTGCTGAGATTGATGGGGCTAACCGGTACAAAAAAATGTTCAATGTAACATTGCCGGGAATTAGACCAACCATTGTAATCCTGATGATAATGTCCATAGGACATGTACTGGATGTCGGATTTGAGGTTCCGTACTTATTAGGGAACGGGCTTACTGTAGACTGGTCGGATACGATTGATATATTTGTATTGAAATACGGGATTGGGCAAGGGAATTATTCCTTAGCTACTGCGGGTGGTATATTTAAAACAGTCGTAAGTGTAACGTTGCTGCTATTAGCTAACTGGACTTCGAAGCGGCTAGGGGAAGAGAGGCTGTTATAA
- a CDS encoding sugar ABC transporter substrate-binding protein, translated as MGGRLISKWKLSLIAVLSLSFTLAGCGGNNSNNTTAKGEDKPAETATSTAAGTNSDKIEPFEISIFLGEAGQQPTPDNKIYKMIKEKTGASFNFEFLAGDLKQKLGVMIAGSDYPDLMSSNTQLTAAGAFIPLEDLIEEHAPNLKAHYAAYWNMMKDPNDGHIYTLPNYGAYNGDVNSTYYSGPAFWIQKAVLKDAGYPVVKTLDEYFDLIVKYKEKNPTIDGQPTVGFEIHNKDWRNWGLFNAPQHLIGHPNDGGVVVKDNVAEIFADKDYAKQYYKKLNDMNALGIIDKEAFTMDYDQYLAKLSSGAVLGMFDQHWNFGKAEDSLKTQEKDMRTYVGLPLVYDTNTKDYYLDRPALNLNNGFGITINAKDPVRILKLMDTLIQEDWQKTLTWGIEGEDYIVENGRFMRTQEQRDNAVDATWKLSNKAEAWYATAPKMQGYFADGNSTDAAAQPEEYKAGLEAFDKEVLDAYGFNSYVDFFSKPGPNPVAYPAWSIDLVENSPAKIADTKMGEVKTKFLPKAILASPSDFDKVWAEFVKELNKADVKAYEDRINEQLKWRFDTWSVK; from the coding sequence ATGGGGGGCAGGTTAATATCCAAATGGAAACTTAGTCTGATTGCTGTGTTATCCCTAAGCTTTACCTTAGCAGGGTGCGGAGGAAATAACAGCAACAATACGACGGCTAAGGGGGAAGACAAACCAGCAGAAACAGCCACTTCAACTGCAGCAGGAACAAATTCTGATAAGATTGAACCTTTCGAAATTAGTATCTTTCTTGGAGAAGCAGGCCAGCAACCAACACCAGATAATAAAATTTATAAAATGATTAAAGAAAAAACAGGCGCCTCATTCAATTTCGAATTCTTGGCAGGAGATCTTAAACAGAAGCTTGGCGTTATGATTGCCGGTTCGGATTATCCAGATCTAATGAGTTCTAATACCCAACTGACGGCAGCAGGTGCATTTATTCCTCTCGAGGACTTGATTGAAGAACACGCTCCAAATTTGAAAGCGCATTACGCAGCTTACTGGAACATGATGAAGGATCCAAATGATGGACATATTTATACACTTCCAAACTATGGTGCGTATAACGGTGATGTGAATTCAACCTATTACTCTGGCCCAGCTTTCTGGATTCAGAAAGCTGTACTTAAAGATGCTGGCTATCCAGTGGTTAAAACTTTGGATGAGTATTTCGATCTTATCGTTAAGTATAAAGAGAAGAATCCAACCATTGATGGACAACCAACAGTTGGGTTTGAAATTCATAACAAAGACTGGAGAAACTGGGGATTGTTTAACGCTCCTCAGCATCTGATCGGACATCCTAATGATGGCGGAGTAGTGGTTAAGGATAACGTGGCAGAAATCTTTGCGGATAAAGACTATGCTAAGCAGTACTATAAGAAGCTTAATGATATGAATGCATTGGGTATTATTGATAAAGAAGCATTTACAATGGATTATGACCAATATTTAGCTAAATTGTCCAGCGGAGCCGTTCTAGGAATGTTTGATCAGCACTGGAACTTTGGTAAAGCAGAAGATTCACTCAAGACTCAAGAAAAAGATATGAGAACTTATGTAGGTCTGCCTCTTGTGTATGATACCAACACCAAAGATTATTATCTGGATCGCCCTGCGCTTAACTTGAATAATGGATTCGGGATTACTATCAATGCTAAGGATCCAGTGAGAATCCTTAAACTTATGGACACATTGATTCAAGAAGATTGGCAAAAAACTCTCACTTGGGGTATTGAAGGCGAAGATTATATTGTGGAAAACGGCCGCTTTATGAGAACCCAAGAACAACGGGATAACGCAGTTGATGCTACTTGGAAGCTGAGTAACAAAGCAGAAGCTTGGTATGCTACCGCTCCGAAAATGCAAGGGTACTTTGCAGACGGTAACTCAACGGATGCGGCAGCCCAACCAGAAGAATATAAGGCAGGATTGGAAGCGTTTGACAAGGAAGTCCTCGACGCATATGGATTCAACAGTTATGTAGATTTCTTCAGTAAGCCTGGACCGAATCCAGTAGCTTACCCTGCTTGGTCCATAGATCTTGTTGAAAATTCTCCAGCAAAAATTGCCGATACGAAGATGGGAGAAGTTAAAACCAAGTTCTTGCCAAAAGCAATCTTGGCTAGTCCTTCCGATTTCGATAAAGTTTGGGCTGAATTTGTTAAAGAACTTAATAAAGCGGATGTTAAAGCCTACGAAGACAGAATCAATGAACAGCTTAAATGGAGATTTGATACTTGGAGTGTTAAATAG
- a CDS encoding response regulator transcription factor, which produces MKYKVLLIDDEPSALEAMQLWIDWQELGFEVCGTSSNGKEGLELMKQLEPDLVITDVNMPLMNGLEMVAAWQRAEIKEIKFAILSGYSEFEYAKTAIHYGINHYLMKPVFPEEAAEELLEIYQELEQEAQKRSLNQIASAEEAVSLLKGILHEKAEQSNQEVLNRLSEGKSHWNICLIQTEPVLYTEIREQASALLTDKDSMFLMDLESHCFGIVYGYNSLSTEGAVIDQIATPLLNEHPKQALYIAAGAGVGSLLQIGNSYRTAKEALMYYFYYPENAEVLSYQEIKDSPFSYHYDQIQLMDDLIRPINTLDSADFSQAVNSAARSFREQRIAPEVVKKIVIHMMYKIIEFTSEASEVHESSLSNQIRIPAMLDSMITLTDLMRNLLFCGEASIDILLKEQNLRSQGIVQEINNYIEEHFRECLTIKRLSEVFFLHPVYLGQLLIKKNGINFNEQLHNLRIKEAVHLLQQNKLKNSEIAEKVGYGNYSQFLKQFEKKLHMSPNEFKNTNT; this is translated from the coding sequence ATGAAATACAAAGTATTGTTGATCGATGATGAGCCTAGTGCGCTTGAAGCGATGCAGCTATGGATTGATTGGCAGGAGCTTGGCTTTGAGGTATGTGGAACCTCCAGCAATGGCAAAGAGGGGCTGGAGTTAATGAAACAGCTCGAACCAGATCTTGTAATTACGGATGTTAATATGCCGCTAATGAATGGGCTGGAGATGGTCGCAGCTTGGCAACGAGCTGAGATTAAGGAGATTAAGTTTGCCATACTAAGTGGTTATAGTGAGTTTGAATATGCCAAGACAGCTATACACTATGGAATTAATCATTATCTGATGAAGCCAGTGTTTCCAGAAGAAGCGGCAGAAGAATTACTGGAGATTTATCAGGAGCTGGAGCAGGAAGCTCAGAAGCGCAGTTTAAATCAAATAGCCTCCGCGGAGGAGGCTGTTTCTCTCCTGAAAGGAATACTGCATGAGAAAGCTGAGCAGTCGAATCAGGAGGTACTTAACCGATTATCGGAAGGGAAAAGCCATTGGAATATTTGTCTGATACAGACAGAGCCGGTTTTATATACAGAGATCAGAGAGCAAGCCTCAGCCCTCCTAACCGATAAAGATTCGATGTTTCTGATGGATCTGGAGAGTCATTGTTTTGGAATCGTATACGGATACAATTCATTGTCCACTGAGGGAGCTGTGATCGATCAGATCGCAACTCCCTTGCTGAATGAACACCCTAAACAAGCTTTGTATATTGCAGCTGGCGCTGGCGTAGGCTCCTTGCTTCAGATCGGGAACAGTTACCGAACGGCGAAAGAAGCATTAATGTATTATTTTTATTATCCTGAAAATGCAGAGGTCCTGAGTTATCAAGAGATTAAGGATAGTCCCTTCAGTTATCATTATGATCAAATTCAACTGATGGATGACTTGATAAGACCTATTAATACGCTGGACTCCGCAGATTTTAGCCAAGCTGTGAACTCGGCAGCCCGCAGTTTCCGTGAGCAGCGCATCGCTCCAGAGGTTGTGAAGAAAATTGTTATTCATATGATGTATAAGATTATTGAGTTTACCTCGGAAGCCAGTGAAGTCCATGAGTCCTCCTTATCTAATCAAATTAGAATTCCCGCGATGTTAGACTCAATGATCACCTTGACGGACTTAATGCGTAATTTGCTATTCTGCGGTGAGGCCAGTATTGATATCCTTCTTAAGGAACAAAACCTAAGATCACAGGGGATTGTTCAGGAGATTAACAATTATATTGAAGAGCATTTTCGCGAATGTCTTACCATTAAGAGGCTATCAGAGGTGTTTTTCCTGCACCCGGTATATCTGGGACAATTATTGATCAAGAAGAACGGAATTAACTTCAATGAACAGCTGCATAACCTCCGAATAAAAGAGGCAGTACATTTACTTCAACAAAATAAGTTAAAAAATAGTGAAATCGCTGAGAAAGTGGGCTATGGCAATTATAGTCAGTTCCTCAAGCAATTTGAAAAAAAACTACATATGAGTCCTAACGAATTTAAAAACACTAATACCTAA
- a CDS encoding sensor histidine kinase, producing MERKKFRFRKVVNDIPLNYKFSLIYIIGVLLPIIIINLVFLDRISDLIKSREQQNLEISLERARKDIHDFIEGGVAVSYTLSADKNLYELLERTYGNSIEFYDTFDEQLRDRMNSYMPVNNQIERITVFTNNDSIVSGSNYQVINEKVMNSEWYKQSKAADKHLFLAAYHMSDTSSVISTAPYLSVIERMDAYSSYNKFEKLLRIDLDLSKIYDVIIREKDYLSLYLVNEQDEIIMSAQSGYQRGTAEPYPVFKLQDDERKEDVHIVPVGGASYIKGWRIIGITQGERITQAIMEIRIYAGILASIVTLITTAFLYVMLRSYNYRVKRLSRHMQKVSNEKFELIRIDEGQDEIGGLIRNFNRMTTTINSLINDVYKLEIQKNNLEMERVRAELNFLQSQMNPHFLFNTLNAILVVCTKNNYSDVTDIIKSLSKLLRRLLSWKEDLVTLEEEMTFIEMYLKIEKFRFRDKFDYQFEIDEQSLQYKIPKLSMQPLVENSCKHGLQAIEGLGVIKVKTLVEEGRLKVTVSDNGKGIEPEKLQELLGNVQNEASSGTNIGIRNVYRRLELYYEDQVRFDISSVPDEGTIVTFDIPLKLLERKNS from the coding sequence ATGGAGAGAAAAAAATTCAGATTTAGAAAAGTAGTGAATGATATTCCCTTGAATTATAAATTTTCCCTTATTTATATCATAGGTGTTCTTCTCCCTATCATTATTATTAACCTTGTTTTTTTGGATCGGATTTCCGATCTGATCAAATCCAGAGAGCAGCAGAACCTGGAGATATCCTTAGAAAGAGCCCGAAAGGATATTCATGATTTCATTGAAGGTGGGGTAGCTGTCAGCTATACGCTTTCTGCTGATAAGAACCTGTATGAATTGCTTGAGCGGACGTATGGGAACTCTATTGAATTTTATGACACTTTTGATGAACAGCTGAGAGACCGCATGAACAGCTATATGCCGGTGAATAATCAGATTGAACGGATTACTGTATTTACGAACAATGATTCCATTGTTTCCGGCAGCAACTATCAGGTCATCAATGAAAAGGTAATGAATAGTGAATGGTATAAGCAGTCGAAGGCTGCGGATAAACATCTGTTTCTTGCCGCTTATCATATGAGTGATACCTCTAGTGTGATTTCTACAGCGCCTTATTTGAGTGTTATTGAGCGAATGGACGCTTACAGCTCATACAATAAGTTTGAAAAGCTGCTTAGAATTGATTTGGATCTCAGTAAAATATATGACGTGATTATCAGAGAAAAAGATTACTTGAGTCTTTATTTAGTTAACGAGCAGGACGAGATTATTATGTCTGCACAAAGCGGCTATCAAAGAGGCACCGCGGAACCTTATCCCGTGTTCAAGCTGCAGGATGATGAGCGCAAGGAGGACGTTCATATTGTACCCGTCGGCGGAGCTAGTTATATAAAGGGCTGGCGGATAATAGGAATTACACAAGGTGAGCGTATTACCCAAGCGATAATGGAGATTCGGATTTATGCAGGGATTCTGGCGTCCATTGTCACGCTAATCACAACCGCTTTTTTATATGTGATGTTAAGATCCTATAATTATCGGGTGAAACGGTTATCCAGACATATGCAGAAAGTATCCAATGAGAAATTTGAGCTGATTCGAATCGATGAAGGCCAGGATGAGATCGGGGGACTGATCCGTAATTTTAACAGGATGACCACTACCATTAATTCCTTGATCAATGATGTATATAAACTGGAGATTCAAAAAAATAATCTGGAGATGGAAAGAGTAAGAGCTGAACTGAATTTTCTGCAAAGCCAGATGAATCCGCATTTTCTGTTTAATACGTTAAATGCCATTTTGGTGGTCTGTACTAAAAATAATTATTCGGATGTTACAGATATTATTAAGAGTTTATCCAAATTACTTAGACGGCTGCTGAGCTGGAAAGAAGATCTCGTCACTCTGGAAGAAGAAATGACTTTCATCGAGATGTATTTAAAAATTGAAAAATTCCGGTTCCGGGATAAATTTGATTATCAATTTGAGATCGATGAGCAGTCGCTTCAATATAAGATTCCCAAGCTAAGCATGCAGCCGCTCGTTGAGAATTCCTGCAAACATGGTCTACAGGCCATAGAGGGACTTGGTGTGATAAAAGTGAAGACGTTAGTGGAGGAGGGACGCTTAAAAGTTACCGTCTCTGATAACGGTAAAGGGATAGAGCCAGAGAAGCTGCAAGAATTATTAGGTAATGTGCAAAATGAAGCGTCTTCGGGAACGAATATCGGAATCCGCAACGTGTACCGCCGATTAGAATTGTATTATGAAGATCAGGTCCGTTTTGATATCAGCAGCGTTCCGGATGAAGGGACCATTGTCACTTTTGATATTCCATTAAAACTCCTGGAACGGAAGAATAGCTAG